One window of Hujiaoplasma nucleasis genomic DNA carries:
- a CDS encoding diguanylate cyclase domain-containing protein, which yields MLDLVYYSVLILISSVYVLGIIIYKRISILKSILFIITLLVILIWEFFPDIIPFNEFNYLEDLYYILLVTVLLVLSLSFRSKIKVTRNLTDHDFFDLEKQLESVTNTSELLRKRFIRSIELMNEGLIFYETDYSGLYITDQIKDLIDIQNNQVTMDDYVNIIYEEDRKMYLQTIKKLNEKVPSYEMKYRVQSRDTYAWVIEKGRLFKHQKMDHIIATLKPVNLKLFPDTLIEELDSLPYEEELTKTLSSLRKEKETFYLVMLHLTNIPDVNKRFGRDVGNLMIAEYVKNMRYHFAREKNTLFRITGIQFALIIKDDLKYQNLHRALTSGGDLINLKLSIGGIQQIIYPNLGIIKHDPWSKININELISLSNKALEEAISDNKNNYSIFGG from the coding sequence ATGTTAGATTTAGTCTATTATTCAGTGCTTATACTAATCTCATCGGTATATGTTCTTGGAATAATTATTTATAAAAGAATCAGTATTTTAAAGTCTATTTTATTTATAATTACTCTTTTAGTCATACTTATTTGGGAGTTTTTTCCTGATATTATTCCCTTTAATGAATTTAATTATCTTGAAGACCTTTATTATATTTTGTTAGTGACTGTTTTATTGGTTTTAAGTCTAAGCTTTAGATCTAAAATTAAAGTGACAAGGAATTTAACAGACCATGACTTTTTTGATTTAGAAAAACAATTAGAATCTGTAACCAATACTTCTGAGTTATTAAGAAAACGGTTTATACGCTCAATAGAACTCATGAATGAAGGTTTGATTTTTTATGAAACAGATTATTCTGGTTTGTATATCACTGATCAAATTAAAGACTTGATAGATATTCAAAATAATCAAGTCACAATGGATGATTATGTTAATATTATCTATGAAGAAGACCGGAAAATGTATTTGCAAACGATTAAAAAGTTAAATGAAAAAGTTCCAAGTTATGAAATGAAATATCGAGTTCAATCTAGAGATACTTATGCATGGGTTATTGAAAAAGGTAGATTATTCAAGCACCAAAAGATGGATCATATTATTGCGACCTTGAAACCTGTGAATTTAAAATTATTTCCAGATACTTTAATTGAAGAACTAGATTCTTTACCTTATGAAGAAGAATTAACAAAAACATTGTCTTCATTAAGAAAAGAAAAAGAAACTTTTTATTTGGTCATGCTTCATTTAACCAATATTCCTGATGTTAATAAAAGGTTTGGAAGAGATGTTGGAAATTTGATGATTGCGGAATATGTTAAAAATATGAGATATCATTTTGCTAGAGAAAAAAATACCTTGTTTAGGATTACTGGAATTCAATTCGCTTTGATTATTAAAGATGATTTAAAATATCAAAATTTACATCGAGCCTTAACCAGCGGTGGAGACTTGATTAATTTGAAGTTAAGTATAGGTGGTATCCAACAAATTATTTATCCTAATTTAGGGATTATCAAACATGATCCTTGGAGTAAAATCAATATTAATGAGCTTATTAGTTTAAGTAATAAAGCGCTTGAAGAAGCGATTTCTGACAATAAGAATAATTATTCTATTTTTGGAGGATAA
- the ispD gene encoding 2-C-methyl-D-erythritol 4-phosphate cytidylyltransferase: MYSVIILGGGSGERMGLGYNKVLYKIKGLTVIEHAAKNFIHDEDFKEVLVVINRDDYDQVKLLFNHPKVRVIKGGNTRQESVYIGLNDLEDTSYVFIHDGARPNISAESIAKIKEKVREGSITLFTKANESLVYHSGNQIDEYINRDIIAMIKTPQAFLYSDIKEAYELAKKNHHEYKDDASVMIKEMGQKVFLLEGEESNIKLTTQFDIKIMEELL, from the coding sequence ATGTACTCTGTGATTATTTTAGGTGGGGGCTCAGGAGAAAGAATGGGCTTAGGATATAATAAAGTATTATATAAAATTAAAGGTTTAACAGTCATTGAACACGCGGCTAAAAACTTTATTCATGATGAGGATTTTAAAGAAGTTTTAGTGGTTATTAATAGGGATGATTATGATCAAGTTAAATTACTTTTTAATCATCCAAAAGTTAGGGTTATTAAAGGTGGAAATACTAGGCAAGAATCAGTTTATATAGGTTTGAATGATTTAGAAGATACATCTTATGTTTTTATTCATGATGGTGCTAGACCTAATATCTCTGCAGAGTCCATTGCAAAAATAAAGGAAAAGGTAAGAGAAGGTTCGATTACTTTATTTACAAAAGCTAATGAATCTCTGGTTTATCATTCAGGCAATCAAATTGATGAATATATCAATAGAGATATTATAGCTATGATAAAAACACCACAGGCATTTCTTTATTCTGATATAAAAGAAGCTTATGAATTGGCAAAAAAGAATCATCATGAGTATAAAGATGATGCTTCAGTTATGATCAAGGAAATGGGACAAAAGGTGTTCTTACTTGAAGGTGAAGAATCAAATATTAAATTGACGACACAATTCGATATTAAAATAATGGAGGAATTATTATGA
- the ispF gene encoding 2-C-methyl-D-erythritol 2,4-cyclodiphosphate synthase has translation MIRIGFSKDVHPLVEGEKLLIGGIEIEHYKGSSGYSDGDCLLHAIAESILGALALGDLGKFFPDDNPKYKDYDSKLILKEVFDYVQGKGYEISNLDCMISLQKPKLRPYINGMREVIAGILKCDIKRVSIKATTHEGLGFVGEEKGILCEAIVLLERSDFIYD, from the coding sequence ATGATTAGAATAGGATTTTCTAAAGATGTACATCCACTTGTTGAGGGAGAAAAACTATTAATAGGTGGTATTGAAATTGAACATTATAAGGGCAGTTCTGGATACTCAGATGGGGATTGTTTATTACACGCTATTGCGGAATCAATTTTAGGGGCTTTAGCACTTGGAGATTTAGGGAAGTTTTTCCCGGATGATAATCCAAAATATAAAGATTATGACTCTAAATTAATTTTAAAAGAAGTCTTTGATTATGTTCAAGGTAAGGGCTATGAAATATCTAATCTAGATTGTATGATTTCTTTACAAAAACCTAAACTAAGACCTTATATTAATGGTATGAGAGAAGTAATTGCTGGTATATTAAAATGTGATATAAAAAGAGTATCAATAAAAGCCACAACTCATGAAGGTTTAGGATTTGTGGGTGAAGAAAAAGGAATATTATGTGAAGCTATTGTTTTACTTGAAAGGTCTGATTTTATCTACGATTAA
- a CDS encoding YutD-like domain-containing protein: MIESEHGMFDMIKNYRDAFVLDDFNQLYVDYFNKYMYIVGDYVAGKLRLKGFNEQNFNTIPDYIVESCAPNCAYYILKNNEPKEEKGSE; this comes from the coding sequence ATGATAGAGTCTGAACATGGAATGTTTGATATGATTAAAAATTATCGAGATGCTTTTGTTCTCGATGATTTTAATCAATTGTATGTTGATTACTTTAATAAATATATGTATATTGTCGGGGATTATGTAGCTGGTAAGTTAAGATTAAAGGGATTTAATGAACAGAACTTTAACACGATACCAGACTATATTGTTGAATCTTGTGCCCCTAATTGTGCATATTATATCCTTAAGAATAACGAACCTAAAGAAGAGAAAGGAAGTGAATGA
- a CDS encoding NifU family protein, with protein MEYEQIIEEIKEVIELIRPYINRDGGDIEFVKFEDGIVFVRFSGACVGCAAMDSTMNDLVEDTLLERVPGVIGVELVV; from the coding sequence ATGGAGTATGAACAAATTATTGAAGAAATTAAGGAAGTCATTGAGTTGATTAGACCTTATATAAATAGAGACGGTGGAGACATCGAATTTGTTAAATTTGAAGATGGTATTGTATTTGTTAGATTTTCGGGTGCTTGTGTAGGATGTGCAGCTATGGATTCTACCATGAATGATCTTGTTGAAGATACTTTATTAGAAAGAGTGCCTGGTGTCATTGGAGTGGAGTTAGTAGTATGA
- a CDS encoding phosphatidylglycerophosphatase A family protein: protein MKQIARDLLIERGAKIEDIADIVYELQKKYISNLTMKDCMDAIERVLDKREVQNAILTGIELDKLAEKKMLSEPLQSLIDSDNPLYGIDEILVLSIVNVYGSIGFTNFGYVDKLKPGIIGKLDEEGKAENRCNTYLDDIIGAIAAAAASSIAHNFEDLKE from the coding sequence ATGAAACAAATTGCTAGAGATTTATTGATTGAACGTGGCGCTAAAATTGAGGATATTGCGGATATCGTTTATGAATTACAAAAAAAATATATATCAAACTTAACCATGAAAGATTGCATGGATGCCATTGAAAGAGTTTTGGATAAAAGAGAAGTTCAAAATGCTATTTTAACTGGTATTGAATTAGATAAACTTGCTGAAAAGAAAATGTTGTCTGAGCCTTTACAATCTCTTATAGATAGTGATAATCCACTTTATGGTATTGATGAAATTCTTGTTTTATCAATTGTGAATGTTTATGGTTCTATTGGTTTTACCAATTTTGGTTATGTTGACAAACTTAAACCAGGTATTATTGGTAAGTTAGACGAGGAAGGTAAAGCTGAAAATCGTTGTAATACATATTTAGACGATATTATTGGCGCAATTGCAGCTGCAGCTGCTTCATCTATTGCTCATAATTTTGAAGATTTAAAAGAATAA
- a CDS encoding S1 RNA-binding domain-containing protein, with protein sequence MKQGDIVKGRITNIKSYGAFVKVEDKYDGLIHISEVSDGFVRNIEDYLTVGDEVTVEVIKVEGDKISFSYKSQNKTRRKKRESTELKTGFGPLADQLKAWVDDKYEKDGE encoded by the coding sequence ATGAAACAAGGTGACATCGTCAAAGGTCGTATAACTAATATTAAATCTTATGGAGCTTTCGTTAAAGTAGAAGATAAATATGATGGTTTAATCCACATATCTGAAGTTAGCGATGGGTTTGTAAGAAATATTGAAGACTATCTCACTGTAGGAGATGAAGTAACTGTTGAAGTTATCAAAGTAGAAGGTGACAAAATAAGTTTCAGTTATAAAAGTCAAAATAAGACCAGACGTAAAAAAAGAGAATCTACAGAATTAAAAACTGGATTCGGACCTTTAGCTGATCAATTAAAAGCTTGGGTAGATGACAAGTATGAAAAAGACGGCGAATAA
- a CDS encoding glucose-6-phosphate isomerase: MKEKYLNLNYNNVLPFVELSDLKLMQKEINQARKTLDEKTGLGNDYIGWTNLVDEISPELIDDIQITAKKIKKQSDVLVVIGIGGSYLGAKAAIEYMKPYFPKRKSLEVVFAGQNLSSTYLSELLDYLKKKDFTVNVISKSGTTTEPAVAFRAIKQLLEEKYSYDEVKERIIATTDASKGALRTLADQEGYKTYIVPDDIGGRFSVLTPVGLLPIAAAGIDIKKMLRGAKAAKRNYKVKDIYKNDVHMYVALRNLLYRKGFALELLVNNEPKLNYFSEWWKQLFGESEGKDLKGLFVSSASFTTDLHSLGQFIQEGKKVLFETMIDIQEPEKDLYIGHDKNNLDQLNYLENKSVDYVNRQALKGTMLAHLDGQTPNMLITIPKIDAYSFGYLVYFFELACGISGYVLNVNPFNQPGVESYKKNMFALLDKPGYESLSKELKERI, encoded by the coding sequence ATGAAAGAAAAATATTTAAATTTAAATTATAATAATGTATTACCATTTGTAGAATTATCTGATTTGAAATTAATGCAAAAAGAAATAAATCAAGCAAGAAAAACATTAGATGAGAAAACTGGTTTAGGAAATGATTATATTGGATGGACAAATCTGGTAGATGAAATTAGTCCTGAACTTATTGATGATATTCAAATAACAGCTAAAAAAATAAAAAAACAATCAGATGTACTGGTTGTCATTGGAATTGGAGGATCATATTTAGGTGCTAAGGCAGCCATTGAGTATATGAAACCTTACTTTCCTAAAAGAAAAAGTTTAGAAGTTGTATTTGCTGGTCAAAATTTATCTTCAACTTACTTGAGTGAATTATTAGACTACTTAAAGAAAAAAGATTTTACAGTCAATGTTATATCTAAATCAGGTACTACAACTGAACCCGCTGTTGCTTTCAGGGCTATTAAGCAATTGTTAGAAGAAAAATATTCATATGATGAAGTAAAAGAAAGAATTATTGCAACAACTGATGCATCTAAGGGTGCTTTAAGAACCTTAGCTGATCAAGAAGGATATAAAACATATATTGTTCCTGATGATATTGGTGGACGCTTCTCTGTTTTAACACCTGTTGGTTTGTTACCTATAGCTGCGGCCGGTATAGATATTAAAAAAATGTTAAGAGGCGCTAAAGCTGCTAAAAGAAATTATAAAGTGAAAGATATATATAAAAATGATGTTCATATGTATGTGGCTTTAAGAAATCTTTTATATCGCAAGGGTTTTGCCCTAGAATTATTGGTTAATAATGAGCCTAAATTGAATTATTTTTCTGAATGGTGGAAACAATTATTTGGTGAGTCAGAAGGTAAAGATTTAAAAGGTTTGTTTGTTTCTAGTGCATCCTTTACTACTGATTTGCATTCTTTAGGTCAGTTTATTCAAGAAGGAAAAAAAGTATTATTTGAAACGATGATTGACATTCAAGAACCTGAAAAAGATTTGTATATAGGTCATGATAAAAATAATTTAGATCAACTTAATTATTTGGAGAATAAATCAGTTGATTATGTTAATAGACAAGCTTTGAAAGGTACTATGCTAGCTCATCTTGATGGTCAAACACCTAATATGTTAATTACAATTCCTAAAATTGATGCATATAGTTTTGGATATTTAGTATACTTTTTTGAATTAGCTTGTGGTATTAGTGGTTATGTTTTAAATGTTAATCCATTTAATCAACCAGGAGTTGAATCTTATAAAAAGAATATGTTTGCTTTACTAGATAAACCTGGATACGAATCATTAAGTAAGGAATTAAAAGAAAGAATATAA
- a CDS encoding diacylglycerol/lipid kinase family protein, with translation MYLILHNPLSSNRKSRKKTKKIVRLFKKNKQAFIVRSTLKIDDLVEYLQDKTHITDILLLGGDGSINYFINSTDLSKITQNIHLAKSGSGNDFLRSLKQVKKTEVVIGQALLNNEKPIQFINGCGLGFDGLVCHYVNNDQKKNKISYFLNVFKSIIEYEPQDIDLEVDSKTYSFKKAFLVTIQNGKYFGGGMKAAPKANIADKTYYVMVVHGLSKFLLQFLLMTIYSGFHEKIKKYVTVIKGENIKVNFHQANYFQADGEVSDSVTEISVKAIGTKSFSAFSKNDLK, from the coding sequence ATGTATCTCATTTTACATAATCCATTATCTAGCAATCGAAAATCTCGTAAGAAAACTAAAAAAATTGTTCGATTGTTTAAAAAAAATAAACAAGCTTTTATTGTCAGATCTACTTTAAAAATAGATGATCTAGTTGAATACCTACAAGATAAAACTCATATCACTGATATTTTATTATTAGGCGGAGATGGATCAATCAATTATTTTATTAACTCTACTGACTTAAGTAAAATCACTCAAAATATCCACTTGGCTAAAAGTGGCTCAGGAAATGATTTCTTAAGATCGCTTAAGCAAGTCAAGAAAACAGAAGTTGTTATTGGACAAGCCTTATTAAACAATGAGAAGCCTATACAATTCATCAATGGTTGTGGCTTAGGTTTTGATGGATTGGTATGCCATTACGTGAACAATGATCAAAAGAAAAATAAGATATCGTATTTTCTTAATGTATTTAAATCAATTATCGAATACGAACCACAAGATATTGATCTTGAAGTAGATTCAAAAACATATTCTTTCAAAAAAGCTTTTCTAGTAACCATCCAAAACGGAAAATATTTTGGCGGTGGTATGAAAGCAGCTCCAAAAGCCAATATAGCTGATAAGACATATTATGTCATGGTCGTTCATGGATTAAGTAAATTCCTACTTCAATTTTTACTGATGACCATCTATTCTGGATTTCACGAAAAAATCAAAAAATATGTTACAGTCATCAAAGGTGAGAATATAAAAGTCAATTTCCATCAAGCCAATTACTTCCAAGCTGATGGAGAAGTATCTGATTCTGTTACAGAAATCTCTGTGAAAGCTATTGGCACAAAAAGTTTCTCAGCTTTTTCTAAAAATGATTTAAAATAA
- the tsaE gene encoding tRNA (adenosine(37)-N6)-threonylcarbamoyltransferase complex ATPase subunit type 1 TsaE yields the protein MIKKLRLNSEKDTDQFAKLIAKNIFPGMIIGLSGDLGSGKTTFTKYLAKHMGVKDTLNSPTFTLLKTYQGDLNLYHMDVYRLENIGYDYELDDYIYGDGVAVIEWYPYIISMLPDNILTLTFTFIDDVKRDLVIEGSGKYEKILQEISD from the coding sequence GTGATTAAGAAGTTACGTTTAAATTCAGAAAAAGATACCGATCAGTTTGCTAAATTGATTGCTAAAAATATATTTCCAGGTATGATTATTGGTTTAAGTGGTGATTTAGGTTCGGGGAAAACTACTTTTACCAAATACTTGGCAAAACATATGGGTGTGAAAGATACTTTGAATTCACCTACTTTTACGCTCTTAAAAACATATCAAGGTGACTTAAATCTATATCATATGGATGTTTATAGATTAGAGAATATAGGCTATGATTATGAGTTAGATGATTATATTTATGGTGATGGAGTAGCTGTTATTGAATGGTATCCATATATTATATCAATGTTACCAGATAACATCTTAACCCTTACTTTTACATTTATTGATGATGTAAAACGGGATTTAGTCATTGAAGGAAGTGGAAAGTATGAAAAAATCTTACAAGAGATTAGTGATTGA
- the tsaB gene encoding tRNA (adenosine(37)-N6)-threonylcarbamoyltransferase complex dimerization subunit type 1 TsaB, translating into MKKSYKRLVIDTATKYIYLSLVFDNEEVDSLYQVGDNNHSVTIMPFLDQMLKNQQIGLSDLDEVIVGIGPGSYTGVRIGVTVAKMIAYLNQIPIKTISSLALIASHSNAKHVLALIDARRSNGFVAFFNQDKNLEYVYEDVLMNIEKFKNNLKVDYDVLEFGKPNIIKILESSLLKEVTNVHDLVPNYLQVTEAERNLKNA; encoded by the coding sequence ATGAAAAAATCTTACAAGAGATTAGTGATTGATACAGCCACTAAGTACATATATTTATCTTTAGTATTTGATAATGAAGAAGTTGACAGTCTTTATCAAGTAGGCGATAATAATCATTCAGTTACCATTATGCCTTTTTTAGATCAAATGTTAAAAAATCAACAGATTGGTTTAAGTGATTTAGACGAAGTAATCGTTGGGATTGGACCGGGTTCTTACACAGGTGTCAGAATTGGAGTTACTGTAGCTAAAATGATAGCTTATTTAAATCAAATCCCTATTAAGACAATATCTTCTTTAGCTTTGATAGCTTCTCATTCTAATGCCAAGCATGTTTTGGCATTGATTGATGCTAGAAGATCTAATGGATTTGTGGCATTCTTTAATCAAGATAAAAATTTAGAATATGTATATGAAGATGTATTGATGAATATAGAGAAGTTTAAAAATAATCTGAAAGTTGATTATGATGTTCTCGAATTTGGCAAACCAAATATTATTAAAATACTTGAATCATCTTTATTAAAAGAAGTCACTAATGTTCATGACTTGGTTCCTAATTATTTACAGGTAACTGAGGCTGAGAGAAATTTAAAAAATGCTTAA
- the rimI gene encoding ribosomal protein S18-alanine N-acetyltransferase: MLKIREFQINDLSKIIELETHFYKINQNEFMESYIENPLIQVYVIERNTDWIGYMIIWLDQDKFQLYTIFIIEQYRHQGYAYQALKLLEEKIYNQGVYEYSLEVRPSNKNAIALYKKLGYSIQAIRKDYYPNHEDALLMYKNLRK, translated from the coding sequence ATGCTTAAAATTAGAGAATTTCAAATCAATGATTTATCGAAAATTATTGAATTAGAAACACATTTTTATAAGATTAATCAAAACGAATTTATGGAATCCTACATAGAAAATCCATTAATTCAAGTATATGTTATAGAAAGAAATACTGATTGGATTGGTTATATGATTATATGGCTAGATCAAGACAAATTTCAGTTATATACCATATTTATTATTGAACAATATAGACATCAGGGTTATGCCTATCAAGCTTTAAAGTTATTAGAAGAAAAAATATACAATCAAGGTGTTTATGAATATTCATTAGAAGTAAGACCTTCTAATAAAAATGCAATTGCATTGTATAAGAAATTAGGATATTCCATACAGGCAATAAGAAAAGATTATTACCCAAATCATGAAGATGCTTTATTGATGTATAAGAATTTAAGGAAGTGA
- the tsaD gene encoding tRNA (adenosine(37)-N6)-threonylcarbamoyltransferase complex transferase subunit TsaD, with translation MYVLGVETSCDETSVSVVKDGNIVLSNQVLSQIDIHQNYGGVVPEIASREHVKGVTYVFDQAIKKAGIAFKDIDLIAVTKGPGLIGSLLIGINAAKVISMNYNIPIIGVHHISGHIYANYIDHGMNFPLLALVVSGGHTELILMKEHFDFNKLGETQDDAVGEAYDKVARILDLGYPGGPAVDQLAKEGKDSLHFPRPMIHSDDYHFSFSGLKSHVINTHHNMKQRGEDICKEDFARSFQEAVTDVLVEKTIKAKNEFKVKEVIVAGGVAANSGLRQKLNERIKDVPVYFPKMAYCTDNAAMIAAAGYFQYKKHGEYDDLYINGYSRLNLERG, from the coding sequence ATGTATGTTTTAGGCGTGGAAACTAGTTGTGATGAAACAAGTGTATCTGTTGTAAAAGACGGAAACATAGTTTTATCTAACCAAGTGCTATCACAAATAGATATTCATCAAAATTATGGAGGCGTCGTTCCAGAAATAGCTTCAAGAGAACATGTTAAGGGTGTGACCTATGTTTTCGATCAGGCAATAAAAAAAGCTGGTATTGCTTTTAAAGATATAGATTTAATTGCAGTAACAAAAGGACCTGGGTTGATTGGTTCTTTGTTGATTGGTATTAATGCCGCAAAAGTGATCTCAATGAATTACAATATTCCAATCATTGGTGTACATCACATAAGCGGTCACATCTATGCTAATTATATCGACCATGGAATGAACTTTCCCTTATTGGCCTTGGTTGTATCTGGGGGTCATACGGAACTGATTTTAATGAAAGAGCATTTTGATTTTAATAAATTAGGTGAAACACAGGATGACGCTGTTGGGGAAGCTTATGATAAAGTTGCTAGAATTCTTGATTTAGGATATCCTGGTGGTCCAGCTGTAGACCAACTAGCAAAAGAAGGTAAAGATTCACTTCATTTTCCAAGACCAATGATTCATAGTGATGATTATCATTTTTCTTTTTCTGGTTTAAAATCACATGTGATCAATACCCATCATAATATGAAACAACGTGGTGAAGACATTTGTAAAGAAGATTTTGCTAGGAGTTTTCAAGAAGCTGTGACAGATGTCTTGGTAGAGAAAACTATTAAAGCAAAAAATGAATTTAAGGTTAAAGAAGTGATAGTAGCTGGAGGCGTCGCTGCTAATTCTGGATTACGACAGAAACTTAATGAAAGAATTAAAGATGTGCCTGTGTATTTCCCTAAGATGGCATATTGTACAGACAACGCCGCAATGATCGCAGCTGCGGGATATTTTCAATATAAAAAACACGGAGAATACGATGATTTATACATCAATGGTTATTCACGTTTAAATCTAGAAAGAGGTTAA
- a CDS encoding glutamine--tRNA ligase/YqeY domain fusion protein encodes MESNFVKTIMEEDLKSGKVNEIITRFPPEPSAYLHIGHARAIITNFELAKHFKGRTNLRFDDTNPSNEDQSFVDAIIKDIEWLGYHPDKILYGSDYFDTNYQLAIKLIKKGLAYVCDLNPEQMREYRGTLTEAGRNSPYRERSIEENLKLFEEMKDGKYQDGEKTLRAKIDMASPNMNMRDPVVYRIMHHHHQNTGDKWCIYPMYDFAHPIQDAIEGVTHSLCSLEYDDHRVLYDWFVEKCEMEHIPHQYEFGRLNITNTIMSKRYLKALVESGKVHGFDDPRMPTLAGLKRRGFTKEAIRDFILSTGLSRVNSTVSSEMLENAVRNDLNYKVKRVHAILNPLKVTITNYPDDQVEWIDDVDYNPDNENLGSRKIAFSKHLYIDREDFVEEKPNKKWKRLAKDVEVRLMRAYFIKCHDVVKDDSGEIIEILCTYDQETKSGSGFNDRKPNGNIHYVEATTAKKAEFNLFEPLLLDSDSKKDLFERLNPNSWATLHGFVESALEDTQSEEKFQFIRVGYFTTDYDSSKERLIFNRTVELKSTFK; translated from the coding sequence ATGGAATCTAATTTTGTTAAAACAATTATGGAAGAAGATTTAAAATCAGGGAAAGTTAATGAGATAATTACCCGTTTTCCTCCAGAACCATCAGCATATTTGCATATTGGACATGCTAGAGCTATTATCACTAATTTCGAATTAGCCAAACACTTTAAAGGGCGTACTAATTTAAGGTTTGATGATACAAACCCATCTAATGAAGACCAATCATTTGTTGATGCAATCATTAAAGATATTGAATGGTTAGGATATCATCCAGATAAAATTCTTTATGGTTCAGATTACTTTGATACAAATTATCAACTAGCCATTAAATTAATAAAAAAAGGTTTAGCTTATGTTTGTGATTTGAACCCTGAACAAATGAGGGAATATCGCGGCACATTAACAGAAGCTGGAAGAAACTCTCCATATAGAGAACGATCTATTGAAGAAAATCTTAAATTATTTGAAGAAATGAAAGACGGTAAGTATCAAGATGGTGAAAAAACTTTAAGAGCTAAAATCGATATGGCATCACCAAATATGAATATGAGAGATCCAGTGGTTTATAGAATTATGCATCATCACCACCAAAATACAGGTGATAAATGGTGTATCTACCCAATGTATGACTTTGCTCATCCAATTCAAGATGCGATTGAAGGTGTTACACATTCTTTATGTTCATTAGAATATGATGATCATAGAGTTTTATATGATTGGTTTGTTGAAAAGTGTGAGATGGAACATATCCCTCACCAATATGAATTTGGTCGTTTAAATATTACCAATACCATTATGTCTAAAAGATATTTGAAAGCCTTAGTTGAATCTGGTAAAGTTCATGGCTTTGATGATCCAAGAATGCCTACATTGGCTGGATTAAAAAGAAGAGGTTTCACTAAGGAAGCAATAAGAGATTTTATTTTAAGCACTGGTTTATCAAGAGTAAACTCAACTGTATCAAGTGAAATGCTTGAAAACGCAGTTAGAAATGATTTAAATTATAAGGTGAAAAGAGTTCATGCAATTTTGAATCCATTAAAAGTAACCATCACGAATTATCCAGACGACCAAGTTGAATGGATTGATGACGTTGATTACAATCCAGACAATGAAAATCTTGGTAGTCGAAAAATAGCTTTTAGTAAACATTTATATATCGATAGAGAAGATTTTGTTGAAGAAAAACCTAATAAAAAATGGAAGAGATTAGCTAAAGATGTTGAAGTAAGATTAATGAGAGCTTATTTTATTAAGTGTCATGACGTTGTTAAAGATGATTCAGGTGAAATTATTGAAATTCTATGTACCTATGATCAAGAAACAAAATCAGGATCAGGCTTTAATGATCGAAAACCCAATGGTAATATTCATTATGTAGAAGCAACAACTGCTAAAAAAGCTGAATTTAATCTGTTTGAACCATTACTTCTTGATTCGGATTCTAAAAAAGATTTATTCGAAAGATTAAATCCAAATTCATGGGCAACCTTACATGGTTTTGTAGAAAGTGCTTTAGAAGATACTCAATCCGAAGAAAAATTCCAATTTATTAGAGTCGGTTATTTTACAACAGACTATGATTCTAGCAAAGAAAGATTAATCTTTAATAGAACAGTAGAATTAAAATCAACTTTTAAATAA